GAGCACCGCCTGGTGGCGGTGCTGGGGCGGGAGGGAGCGAACCTCCTGTGCGCCATGTATGGGGGCGAGACGATTACCGTGCCCATGGGGCCAGCGGGGACGCTGGCGGCGGCGCGGATGAGGATGGCGCGCGCACTGGCGGAGGGGGCGTCCATTGACGAAGCGGCTAGGTATGCGGGCCTGCACCGCCGGAGCGCGCAGCGGATGCGGGCGCGGGTGAAGGATGCGGAGGACGACAAGCAAGTGCGCTTGTTCTAGTGTTCGTGGCCATCAGTAATGCATGGGTCGGCTGTGCGCAGGAGAGAACATTCACGGGCTGACTGAAAGCAGAGCTTCGCGCCTGGGTGCAAGAGGCTGGAAATGGAAGTATCGTGGCGCGCGACACACGCCACCTCGGTGCAACTCCATTTATTCTGAGGACTAGTGCCTTTCGTAGGCTCCGATCTTATCTCGGATGTCGTTGTTCTCGCGCGCGAGAAAACGGTCGAATAGGTCCAGCAGTTCACGTTCACGGTCGCTATCGCCGTCGACGGCGCGATAGAGCTCGACCAGCACGCCGCTTAGGTGATGCATCGTCGACCAATGGCCCTGATTCTGGTTATCTTTCCAACCGTCCATCAGGTCGAGCACCCGCCGGACGGTCGCGAATGTAATCTCCGGAAAGCGATCGACACGCTCCTCCAGCGCTCGGAACAGGTTGTCGGAGTTCTCTTCAAAGGAGCGCGACTGGATGTGGCGCAGGACGAGCGCCGTCCTATCGGAGTTGCCGTCCAGCACTTCGTCCCAGTTCAGATGCGCCGCTTCGCGCCTGACCTCTTCATTTTCATCGTCGAAGAAGCCCTCGAGCCAGGCCATCGCGCGGTCACCTACCCGGTCTGAAGTCACGTTGCCGGCGGCCCGGTAGGCCGCGACCTGGCGGCGCATGGGGTCTTCCGCGAAAGATCGACGGAAGGCGATGTCTCGCGCGTCATCGGAGATGGCGAGCCCGGATTCCATGAGCAATCCTAGGGCACGCTGACCTGGGTCTTGCGAAGCCAAACTGAGGTCGATGACCTTCTGAGAATCGAAAGCGGAATTGTAGGTGGCCCAGCCCAACATGTGCTGACCGGCGTGAGAGCGGAGCGCGCGTGGGTCCCGCTCCGCCAAGCGTTCAAGAAACCGGAGACCGCGTTCAAGGTCGTGCTTCGCTACGGAGTGGATTGTGTGAAGCATCATCATCCGCACCGACGTCAACGGCTCGGCTTCGATCCTCCGGTCAACAAGGTCAGTCACGGATGATAGGATTTCGGCGTCGTCCCATAGGATGTTCGCCAACGCCCGGTAGGCCGCCCCCCGGTCGTTGTTAAGCCCGCTCGACTCGAAGTCGCCACCACCGTTCCACAACAACTCTTGCACGGACGGTGGTTTATCTTTACTCGAACTGGTCGTTGTCACCGTCGTATCGGAGGCATCCCCGAACTCGGCATCGTGCAGCACGGTCTTGAGGACGCTTTCGTTGCGCGCTGCAGACGGATGCTTCTCCAACGTCCACGATATCGTCCTCCCGAACCGATGTTGGGGCCACCGGCGCGTAGCGATGATCGCTCGGACAGCAAGCTCGCCGTCCTCTCCGCTCTCGCATAGACCGGTCAGAATTCCTTCCGCATATGTCGGATTGGCCGTCTCGGGCATGCGTTCCAGCAGGGCGACAAAGCGCGGCGGATCCGTCTTGACGCAGGCTTGCAGAACCGACGAAAGCTGCCTGGCTCCGCCGATAACCGAATTTTTCAGATAGATGTGCCGCTCATCGTCTTGATACTTCGCGAAGGCGTTGAGCCAAGAGCGATCCGACATCTTCCTAGCTCGCGCCATCGAGATTGGGGATTCGACCATGCCACCACGGATGCCGTATGCCTCCGGCAGGTTGCGGGACGGGAATTTGCGGTCGAGTTCCGCGAGGCGTGCGAGAGCTTTGGAGCTCAGTAGCTGAGATCCTATCGTTTGCAGGATCGCCCGCTGTGTCTCCCCGCAAGTCGAGAGCAAGTGGCGAATGTAGTCATCCGGCTCGGAGACAGGGGGGTCGCCCGCCTTCCGTCGTCGGATGCACCAAACGAGCCAATCCTGCTCTGGCTGATGCTTAAGAACTCTGCGCTCAATTAACTGCCGTTCGGGGGCCGACATATGAGGGAAGGCAGATCTGGCCGCGTATGCAAAGGCCGTCCACTCGCCACCGCTCTGCCCTATGTCAAAGAGGTTCGGATTGTCGACGAGATCGAGCAGGCGACGGCCGAGCGCTTCGCCGTTTGCGGCTATCGCTTTCAGGTGGATGAGCAGCGCGGGTTTCGATCTGCTCGGCAAGACATCCAAGAGCTGTGCGGCCCGGTCAGGGTTCTCCCTCGCAAGCCTCTCGAAGGCTCGGATCAGCGTCCATACGCTTGGGCTATCGTGCTCAGACAAAGGCACGCGAATGGTGGGATAGTCGATAACGCCGGTGTCGAGGAGTCGCGCCTCGCGGGTCAGTGCCTCGACAAAGGAGGGCAGTATCGCATCCAGCAGAGCTTCGGGCTCGTGCTCGACAAGCTCCTTAACCCAGTAAGCATTTTCCGCCGACGACCATTCCCCGAACGGGTGGCGATCCGGAAAGGCTGCCATCCAGCGGGCGAGCCAGTAACCGAAGACACGTGCTCCAAGTGCCCTATCCGTGTGGACCCAGCTCCCGAGGCTCACCGCATTGTCGAACTTGTCAGGATGCAGCTTGTCTAGAGGGCAGCTGTCGATGACTTCCCGATAGAGATCCTCAAGAGGGCCGATGCTGCCGTTCGGGTAGAGGCCCGAGAACCATGCGATCAGCTCCACCGCGCGACCTTCGTCACCACCCCACCAATGGCGCAAGAACGGCTCGATCAGCTTGGCATGCTCGGAGGAACAACGCCGAAGCAGCCATAGCGCGACGGTTTTCTCTTCGCCCCCCCGCTCGATCCACGTCGCAATCGTCCCGGTGCGGAGAAGTAGTGGAGTCCAGTTCGTGTCGAGCAGCGCCGTCTTGGCCACCATCTCCAGCGGGTGCCCACGACTGTACCAACCGGTGACTATGTTTAGCTCCGCTTCAGTCGGCTCCTCGACACGGCGCAGCCAGTAGGCGACCGCATCCTTGACGAGGAAGCGGACGTCCGGCGATTCAAGCACCTCTCGCAGGTTCCGCAGATACTGGCGGCGATTGCCTTGATCCCTAAGCCTTGAAAAAATCTGTCGAACCTGTGTACGGCGGAAGAGTCTCTGCTCATCAGTCTTCAAGAGCTCGACTACGCTTTTCCCACTTGCGACGAATTGGCTGGAGAAAACATGGTCGAAGAAGGACTCGTGTGCAAACTGCAGCTTCCCGGCAACGGCGGTTATCAGTCCTGCAGAAGCTAGTGCATCGACCGCACCCGGGAACGGTGAAAGGACGCCCTCCGGCGCGGTTAGCTCCTGATTATTGCTCATACTCTGAGCCATAGAGCCAAGGGCCGATTGCGGCGTCCATTGGATGCCTGCCTCACGGAACTCGCGAGCTCGTACCTCGACGAGGTTATCGAAGAGGCGGCTTCCGGACAGCTCGCCTGCAACGTTCTCTCCCAGCGAAAGCAGCTCTGCGAAGACGCGGAGATGAATTGGCACCGACAATAGATGGCGTTCGTGTTCGGAGAACCTCTTTGTATCGACGCCAAGCCTAGTTAGGACCGGCTCGACCGCCGTCCCCCAATTCAGGGGTTTCAACTCCACGGTCCGTGTGAATGGGGAATCAGCAAGTTGCTTCAGGCGGCCGTCGTGTCCGATATCGTACGACCGGCAAGCCACCACGACCCGCATATTCGGGTAGAAGTGGCTATCGGAAATCATCCGGAACAGCAGGTCCCGTATCCGACCGGAGCGTCCCGATGCTTCGCTGACGGCGTCCAGCTGGTCGATGACGAAGAGCGTTGGCCTCCTACCATGCCGATTGCCGAGAACGCCGACGGGGTTCTCGTCCCGCCCCAACGATATGCGGCCTATCTCGCCCACCGTCTGCGCCGACAGGAACCGGTCGATCCGTAGCGCGAGCGTGGGCCACCCCCTACCCCGCGCTGCTGCCACGATTTTCGAGAGCGCGATGCTCTTTCCACCGCCTGCGCCGCCACCAATGACGACTAGGCTCGTGTCCTCCCCTACAGCCAACTCAACGGCTGTCTCGATATCGGGTGTCGCGATGACACCTCCCGCGACCGGTGGGAGGATGGATGCAAGGTATTCATCCGTCGCGTTCCTGAGTTTCTCGTCGAGCGTCTCATCCAGATAGGCCTTCCAGCCGAGATCGAGGCTGTCGATAGCTGCGCGGAACGCCTCTGTGGTGATGGTCCGGGTCAGCTGGCGGTCCAAGAACGCGATGAGCCTCTCGATTGCGATCTCTGGTTCAGCGACGAACATCAGCCGGCAAATCGACGTCGCTTCTCGGAGCAACGAATGTTCGGATACGGTCTCAATGCGACAGCGACGCAACCAAGCGAACGTGTTTTCAGAGTCTGCTGGCCAGACGTTTTCCAGCTCCTGCACCGCCAATTGTTCAGTCTTGGACAAGGCGTCGCGGAAGTCTTTCGGCGATGCCACGAGGCGCGCTTTGTCCGCCAATCCTTTAAACGCGCCGGCAGGGTCGGCTGAGACGAAGACACACTCGGCTCGGTCGGCGAGCTTTCTGGCAAAAGCCGAGAGGACGCCCTCGCTGCTCAGCGCTCCAAGCGTCCATGAACCGCTGACCCGGCGCCGCTTGCATTGGTGCCAACTCGACTGGTCACCCGTCGTGACCCGAAACTCGAAACCGGTCGCGTCTTCGTTGAAGGCTTCGACGCGTATTTCATCCGCGAGTCCCTGTAGGACCCGCAGAGCCTCTATGAGTGTCCAGTGGGCTTCGTAGTCGTTGCCCAGCTTATCCGCGACGCCGCCTCTCATCACGCTTCATCATATTGGGTCTGAGGCAAACTAGGCCGATTCGCTATTTTGTTGTCGATAGGCAGCTTCAACGATTCCAAGCGTCGCGTTTAATCTTCTACCTCTTCATCAAGAAACACCGCGCCAGAGCCGAGTGCGAGCGTGGCAGGCATTTCGTCGCAGCGCCCATACAAGCCGCACCAAGCGACGACGAGCATAGCAAGTGGCGGTATTCACCTCACTACAACAAGGGGCGCTCGGCTTCGCCGGCCACGACACAGTCACTGCCCAAAAGCAGACGTCGCCAACCGCGGCTATGGGTCGACGCCTCCTCCTTCATACGCGACGGATACCCGGCGACACCCGTCGCCCGTCCAACCTCGTCCCATCCTCCCCATGATCGCGACAGCGCGCTTCGGGGCCTTGCCGGAGCGCGGTCCTTCATGGGGAGTGGCGCGTGTCAGCCCAGACCATTTCGCGCGACGGGGTGGACCTCGTCAAAGCCTTTGAAAGCTGCCTGAAACCGGCCCCCGGCCGCAAGGGCTTCTTCACCACCTATCTCTGCCCGGCGGGCGTCCTCACCATCGGCTGGGGCCACACCAACGATCACGGGCGGGCGTTCAGGGCGGGCGCCGTCTGGAGCCAGGCCGAGTGCGACACCGCGCTCGCCCAGGACCTCGCCACCCTCGAGGCCAGCGTCTCCACCATCCTGAAGGACGTGCCGCTCGCCCAGCACGAGTATGATGCGCTGGTCTCGATGTCCTACAACATCGGCCCGCTCACCCGCTCGTCCATCCCCGCCAAATTGAAGGCCGGCCGGAAGGCCGAGGTCCGCGCCGTCATGGCCCGCTGGAACAAGGGCGGCGGCCGGGTGCTGCCGGGCCTCACCCGTCGCCGGGAGGCGGAGGCCGATCTCTTCGAGGGCAAGATCGACGAGGCCCTGCGCACGGCCGGCGTCATGCGCGCCGCCGCGCTCCCCATGCCGCAGAAGGTCGATGTGCCGAAGCCCCCGGTCTCGGTGGTGGCCGCCGGCACGAAGCGCGAGACCGCCGGGATGGCGGCCGGCGGCACGCTCGCCGCGGGCTCCGGCTCGGGCGAGGCCCATCCTTTCTCTTCCGCTCTCACCGCCGCGGGCCTCGCCCTCGGCCTCGCCCTGGTCGTCGCGGCCGGCTTCCTGCTGGTCCGCAAGTACAAGCTCATCGCAGAGGATTGGCGCTGATGGATTGGTCGTCTCTCGCTTCCGAGGTTATCAAGCTCGGCGCCCCGGTGCTGGGCACCGCGCTCGGCGGCCCGCTGGGCGGTTCGGTCGGCAAGGTGCTGGCGGATACGCTCGGCGCCACCGCCGACACGCCCGAGGCCGTTGCCGAGGCGGTCGCCACCGATCCACAGGCGCAGGAGAAGCTCCAGGCGCTGGAGGCCGAGCGCAGCACCGAGTGGGTCTCGGTCATCCAGGCCGGACAGGCGCTCGCCGCTCAGCTCGCCACCACCGAGGCCACCAAGGGAGCCTTCCATTATGCCTGGCGGCCGGCCATGAGCTGGCTGGTGGTGGCCATCGTCGGCCAGACCTTCCTGCTGGCGCCCTGGATCTCCGCCCTCATCGGCAAGTCGGTGGGCACGCCCTACGACCAGGTGCTGGGCATCTCGGCCGTCTGGCTCACCATCTATGGCGGCGGCCATACGGTGAAGAGCATCTTCGGCGCGCGCCTCGCCCGGTGAGCCATGGAACCGGGCAGCATGGCCAACTGGGGTTCGCTCTGCGTCTCGCTGTTCACCCTCGGCTTCTATGTCTGGACCTACCGGTCGAAGGCGGCGGCGGACCGGGTGGCGGCGCTGGAGAAGGCGCTCGGGGACAAGGCGTCCACCGGGCGCCTCGCCGCGCTTGAGGACCGGGTGGACAAGGTCGAGGACCGCACCACCACCATCGAGGGGGACATCCGCCACATGCCGAGCGCCAGCCAGGCGCAGCGGCTGGAGATCGCGCTCTCCGAGGTGCGGGGCGACCTTGCCGTGCTCAACGAGCGGCTCGGCCCCATCGGCGCCATCTCCGAGCGCCTGCAGGAATTCCTGCTGGAAGAAGCCCGCAGCCGGAGAGCCCGGACATGAGCATGGACCGCCTCATCCGCGAAGAGGCCCGCCTCATCATTCTCAAAGCCCTCGGCGACCAGCTGGACGAGACCCTCAACTCCAGCCTGCTCACCGAGGAGCTGCGCACCTTCGGCATCAAGCGCGAGCGCGCCTGGGTGCATGGGGAGCTGGCCTATCTGGCGCAGATGGGCGCGCTCGCGCTGATGGAGGCCGGCAGCGTGAAGGTGGCCCGCCTCACCGATCTCGGCCGCCGGCACCTTGACCGGGACGTCGCCATCGAGGGCGTGAAGCGTCCCTCGCGCCGGGAGGCGTGAGCATGGCCGGACGCGGGCGCCTCGATTCCATCGACCGCCTGCCCGAATGGGCGGACGATGCGGTGGCCTGGGCCTTCACCGCCCTGAAGGAGCGCAGCCTCACCCAGGTGGAAATCCTGGACGGCTTCAACGAGCGCCTGCGTGCCGCCGCCTGGGGCGAGGGCCTCACGGACCCGGTCCCGCAGATCTCGTCCTCCGCCTTCAACCGGCGGGCCATGCGGCTCGCCGCGGTCGGCCGGCGCCTGGAGGAGACCCGCGCCATCGCCGCCATCCTCACCCCGAAGTTCGAGGGCGAGACCGCCGAACAGATCACGCTGCTGCTGTCCGAGACCATCAAGACCCTCACCTTCGAGATGCTGGAGGAGGCCGGCGACCTCAAGGCCGATGGCGACACCGCCGAGATGCTCATGATGGCCTCCCGTGCGCTCAAGCATGCCGAGGAAGCCAAGCGCATCTCCGCCGACACCAAGGCGAAGATCCTGAAGGAGTTCACCGCAAAGGCCACCAGCACGGTGGATGCGGTGGCCCGCGCCAAGGGCCTGTCGGCCGACACGGTGGAGACCATCAAGGCGCAGATCCTCGGCATCCGGACCAAGCCATGAGCGAAGCCCCCATGAGCGCCTCTTCCTTCAGCGGCGGCCCGGTCTCCGAGGCCGAATGGGTGGAGGCCCGCCGCGCCAGCCTCCTCAACCTGCCGCAGGCCCATGCGGACGGGCGCCTGCCCAGCCTGCTGCTGCCCTATCAGGCGCGCGGCATCGACATCCTCGATGACCCGCGGACCCGCGTGCTGGTGGTCGAGAAGAGCCGGCGCATCGGCTACACTTGGGGCCTTGCCGCCCATGCGGTGCTGAAAGCCTCCCGTGCCCGCGAGGCGCGGGGCATGGATGTGATGTACATCTCTTACTCGCAGGAGATGACCCGCGAGTTCGTCGATGCCGCCGCCATGTGGGCGCGGGCCTTTGCGCTCGCCGCCGCGGCTGAGGAGGAGTTCCTCTTCGCCGATGCGGACCCGGATGATCCGGGCGAGACGCGGGAGATCAAGGCCTTCCGCATCCGCTTCGCCTCCGGCTTCGAGATCATCGCCTTGTCGTCTGCCCCGCGCTCGCTGCGCGGCAAGCAGGGCCTCGTCATCATCGACGAGGCCGCCTTCGTGGAGAGCCTGAAAGAGCTTTTGAAAGCCGCGCTCGCCTTCCTCATGTGGGGTGGCCAGGTGGTGGTGGTCTCCACCCACAATGGCGATGCCAACCCCTTCAACGAGCTGGTGCAGGACGTGCTGGCGGGCCGCAAGCCCTATGCCCATGTGCGCATCGACTTCGACCAGGCGCTGAAGGACGGGCTCTATCAGCGCATCTGCCTCGTCACGGGCGATAGCTGGACGCCGGAGACCGAGGCCGCCTGGCGCTCGCAGATCATCGCCTTCTATGGCGAGGGCGCGGACGAGGAGCTGTTCTGCACCCCCTCGGAAGGCACTGGTGCCTGGCTGCCGGGACCGCTCGTGGAAGCGCGCATGCGCGAGGGCATCCCCGTGCTGCGCTGGGAGCTGCCGGCGGATTTTCTCCACCGGCCCCGG
The Azorhizobium caulinodans ORS 571 genome window above contains:
- a CDS encoding helix-turn-helix domain-containing protein, giving the protein MSDQPPLPHLLSALLQAAGLARVLAFASEHGGRRLSVPKRAGDEHRLVAVLGREGANLLCAMYGGETITVPMGPAGTLAAARMRMARALAEGASIDEAARYAGLHRRSAQRMRARVKDAEDDKQVRLF
- a CDS encoding DUF2730 family protein, translated to MEPGSMANWGSLCVSLFTLGFYVWTYRSKAAADRVAALEKALGDKASTGRLAALEDRVDKVEDRTTTIEGDIRHMPSASQAQRLEIALSEVRGDLAVLNERLGPIGAISERLQEFLLEEARSRRART
- a CDS encoding DUF3486 family protein, encoding MAGRGRLDSIDRLPEWADDAVAWAFTALKERSLTQVEILDGFNERLRAAAWGEGLTDPVPQISSSAFNRRAMRLAAVGRRLEETRAIAAILTPKFEGETAEQITLLLSETIKTLTFEMLEEAGDLKADGDTAEMLMMASRALKHAEEAKRISADTKAKILKEFTAKATSTVDAVARAKGLSADTVETIKAQILGIRTKP
- a CDS encoding VpaChn25_0724 family phage protein, coding for MSMDRLIREEARLIILKALGDQLDETLNSSLLTEELRTFGIKRERAWVHGELAYLAQMGALALMEAGSVKVARLTDLGRRHLDRDVAIEGVKRPSRREA
- a CDS encoding terminase large subunit domain-containing protein, translated to MSEAPMSASSFSGGPVSEAEWVEARRASLLNLPQAHADGRLPSLLLPYQARGIDILDDPRTRVLVVEKSRRIGYTWGLAAHAVLKASRAREARGMDVMYISYSQEMTREFVDAAAMWARAFALAAAAEEEFLFADADPDDPGETREIKAFRIRFASGFEIIALSSAPRSLRGKQGLVIIDEAAFVESLKELLKAALAFLMWGGQVVVVSTHNGDANPFNELVQDVLAGRKPYAHVRIDFDQALKDGLYQRICLVTGDSWTPETEAAWRSQIIAFYGEGADEELFCTPSEGTGAWLPGPLVEARMREGIPVLRWELPADFLHRPRLIREAMVARFTEEVRRALDRLDPNRQHALGFDFARVADLSVLWVLALSPTTRRETVLVIEMRRIPYDEQATLTVDVIRRLPRFMAAVFDATGAGEYVAENAQRRISLSACIAQKLSVEWYRTQMPPLKAAFEDDMVTVPKDAEILADLRLVQTVRGVAQPPTLRTGDTGRKRHADAAVALALAYHATRISVLEYDYQTGSDLDAVAAGDEDDTSGGRALW
- a CDS encoding lysozyme, with product MSAQTISRDGVDLVKAFESCLKPAPGRKGFFTTYLCPAGVLTIGWGHTNDHGRAFRAGAVWSQAECDTALAQDLATLEASVSTILKDVPLAQHEYDALVSMSYNIGPLTRSSIPAKLKAGRKAEVRAVMARWNKGGGRVLPGLTRRREAEADLFEGKIDEALRTAGVMRAAALPMPQKVDVPKPPVSVVAAGTKRETAGMAAGGTLAAGSGSGEAHPFSSALTAAGLALGLALVVAAGFLLVRKYKLIAEDWR